Genomic window (Halorussus caseinilyticus):
TGAAGCTCTCGCGAGCTGAGGAAGCCGGGAAAATCGATTGTAGCATCGGCGTCCTCGCAATTAGTAACAAAATCCAGTACGTGAACAACCTGAATGAGCGAGTGAAAAGTAGCTTCCAACACAAGGAGTTGTTCTTCAAACCGTATGATGCGAACCAGCTCCGAGAAATCATGCTCAACCGGCAGGATGCCTTCCAAGACGGTGTCCTCTCCGAGGATGTGATTCCGCTCGCTGCTGCGTTTGCCGCCCAAGAGCATGGTGATGCTCGACGAGCAATTGATATCCTCCGTCACGCTGGCGAGGTTGCTTACGAAGATGACGCGGAGAAAGTCCGGGAAGAACACGTTCGGCAAGCCCAGCAACATGCGGAGAAAGACCGCTTCCGGGAACTTGTGAACGGTGCACCCACACAGGCGAAGGCCGCCCTCCTCGCACTGACTGAACTCACCATCAATTCTGCCGACGATGCGTTTCTCACAAGCCGTGTGTACGACCAGTACGAACAGATTTGTACACATCTCGATGTGGATACGCTCTCGGTCCGACGCTTCCGGGATATCGTGAAGGAACAGGCGTTTCTTGGCGTCGTCGAGATTGAGAAGATCAACAAGGGAAGTGCAGGCGGTATCCATCTGCAGAATCGCCTTATCGAAGACCCACAGGTTGTTCGTGAAACAATCCTTGAGGACACTCGGATGCAGGATTGGGCGGCCGAGTAGTCTTTCTCTTGTACGAGAACGCACGGCGGAAACGAGGGGTGGAATGAGACGACGGAAATCAGGGGTGTGGAAACGTCGGAAACGAGGGGGGTAGGAAGATACGACAGAAACGAGGGGTGCAAGGGAACGTCGGAAATCTGGGGTCCAAAATATGCGACGGAAATCGGGGGTGTGGAAACGTCGGAAACGAGGGGTGTAACACACTAACCGGATTTATCATCTCGCACGAGTGTGTTACCTTAGACGATGTCCGGAGATTCACTTCACGTATAATCTATTAGAAATTCACCCGTCCGGATTGACGGGACCTTTGTACTGTGAGCGGATTTTGTCCCCGTCCCGCCACTGCCAGTAGTAGTAGCGATTGCCGTTAATCTCCTTGATCGTGATTGTCGCCTTCGATGGGACGTCATCTGGGAGGTCGTCCGGCCGTTCTTCGATTTTATCTTCTTCCTCTTTCTCGGCAAGACGCTCTTCACGCTCACGGTATTCAGCGAGTTCCTCGGCATAACTTGCGACGTGACGAAGGGCCTCGGGCGAGGAGTCATTGAGGATGTCGACGATGTTGGCGGGGAGTTCAGCTGGGGGTGTCGGTGGCTTGTAGGACATGGTGGCTCACTCTGTGTTAACCAACATAGGCCGCTACTACCGTAGTTTTGTTGGTTAAGACTGTTTCGGGACCGCCAACCCCTGGCAGCTGTAACATTACTCGAAACCATTTCATATACTAGTTTCGTATTATGTTACACCGTGTTGCAGAGCATCGAGCTGGAGGTCCTCGCCACCGTCGAACGCGGCGACACGATCTCCGATCTTGCGACGGATCTCGACCACAGCAAGAGTTATCTCTCTCGTGCCGTCGCGGACCTCGCCGAGAAAGGCTTAGTCTACACGCAGCGCAATGGCCCCGAAAAAGGGTCATTCCTTCGGCTGCTCGGGCGGTCGAACTCTACCAAGATCTCGTGCGCCAGCACTCCACATCGAGTTTACCGAGTTGCTGACGCACAAGGCACTCGAGGTACTCTATTACCTGGACCAGCCACGAACCGTCGCCGAGATTGCCGCGCAAAGCGACAACTACCGCAACACCGTCAATCGCGTTCTCAAACGGTTACAGGACCGTGGACTCGTCGGCACGGACGACGGGTGCTACCACTTCAACGGGGACTTCAAGCAACTTCACGAATTCGCGCACGAACTCGCCCATCATCTCCACCGACAGTGCCTCGAATTGGTAGTCGACACCGCAACCAACACCACCCAAACGGGGGAAATATAATGCGGCGCGAGTACGTACCCCTAGATATGAGTAGTGAGGCCGCGGCCGAGGCGCTTCCTGCTGGCTCACACCGCGAGGCAGCCACAGCCTTTGTCGAGCGCGCACGGTCTCAGCACGGTGATGACCTCGTCGAGCTGTACGTTTTCGGGTCGACTGTCCGTGGCGAAGCAAGGGGTCGGTCGAGCGACGTCGATATCCTGGTCGTCCTCCCGGATGCACCAGACCGAGACGCTATCGCTGATTCTCTCCGTGACATCGCCTACGACGTGATGCTCGAACACGGGCCGCTTGTCGAACTCCACATTTTTGACGAGACTACGTTCGAGCGCCACCGGAACGAAGGGAACCCGTTTGTTCACAATGTTCTCAGCGAGGGTCGATCCTATGCCTGATGAGGAAGCTCCCAGTGATGCTGCGGTTGAGGATCAACTCCGACAGGCCCACCAAGCGCTTTCTGATGCTGACGGAGCACGGGACGCAGGGCTCTCCGACGCGGTCATAATTAACCGGCTGTACTATGCGTGCTTTCATGCCGCACAGGCCGCCTTATACGACCGAGGGTATGATCCTAGCACACATGGCGGTGTTCTCTCTTTGTTTGGGTCCGAGATCGTCAGTGAAGGAGATGCATCGCGCGAAGACGGCCGCTTTCTGAACGACCTCGGGGAACTCCGCCAGCAGGCTGACTATGGCTATGGGACCCTTGACGAGGATGTTGATGCACTTCTTTCGCGAACTCACACATTTGTCGCCGAAATGGAAACTCTCTGCTCAACTGAAGATTGACATCCCCAACTACGCCTCGCTCAATGGGCTTGACGAGTTCGCGCAACTGGACTCCGAGTCGCCCGAGAGCAAGTTGAGAAAGCAGATACTTGAGCAGATTAAGTCTCGTCTGCTTCTCCGGTCAACGCATCAGTCACCTCAATAATTTCTTTTGCCGTGTTGCTAATCCGGCCAAGCCGATTTTGGATCGACGCTGGATCCTCGCCCTGCCATGCAGCGAGGTAGAACGCCGACCCACTCGTGTCGAGCCCGCAATACCGGCCAACGATATACGCGACGGCCTCCGCTTCGACCTCGCGTTTCGCCCGCTCGGTCTCGTCGGTGATGTCTGAGTGGAGGAGTGCATGGGCGTACTCGTGAATCAGCGTGACCGCGAGATCGGCGTGATTCGAGCGGGCTTTCGCCTTGACGACTGGTTGGAGGTCACGTTGATTCCGATATTTGCAGACGCCCGTTGCGTCGCCATGCTCCCACTCGTCAGCATTGACGATACGAACTGTCACGCCGATATCAGCGGCTGCATTCTTGAGTGCAGGCACGAGGTCGTCAGCATCGCCAGTCGCCTCGGTCTCCAGTTCGGGAAGCGGTTCACCTTCGGTCTGAGACACATCGAAGACCGCGGTTGGCTTGAAGCCGACAAGCCCTTTCGACCACTCTTCCGGCGATTTCTCGTCGTACTCACAGTCGCTTTGTTCGTGATAGCTGGGCGAATTCTCGCACTCAGGACACTGCTTCGTGATGATTGGGGCCCAGATCCAGATGGCCTGTTCGCCTTCCTGAACATGCCGGTCGAACTCATTCCGCCACGTGTTGTAGCCTGCGACCTTCGTCGCTTCGGGATACTGGAGTTGGATGAGAAGCGTGTTTCGGTGGGAATAGTCGTGGAAACGACTCTGGACGTCTAACCACTCCTGGAACTCCTCACTTGCTTGTACATCGTCGACGTGGTCGACGAGGTCGTCGATCCACGCTTCGATGGTACTGTGCATTTCGTCGCGTCGGGCGTCGGTCTCCTCGAACGAGACCGACGAGTCACTGGTCGTAGTCATGATTTTCAGTAAATTGCGTTCACGGCGACTGCGTCGAAGTAGGACGCGCCGCACCCCTCGGGGCGCAAAAAACACTCGTGGCGTCAGGCCGGCGGGAGGTAGACGCTTTGCTCGCCAGCAAGTTCTTCGAGGTGATTCCGGTGCCGGTGGGTGAAGTAGCAGTCGTAGCTGCAGTAGCCACAGATGTCCCCCGTGTCGTACTCTGCGACGTAGGGACCGCGCTCGGTCGTCCACACGTTTGCGCCGCACTCGGTACACGCCGCACTCTCGATATCGCCCGGTGACGGACCCTGATACGCGATTTTGGAAACCGTCCTCTTGAGGTGTCGACTCGGGCCAGATGCCCTGCGTCTGCCAGAACTCACGAATCCGGGCGAGGCCGTGGCGCACCGTCTTGCGAACCGTTACATGATCGGCGTTGCGACCGCTGTCGTCCCATCCCTCGGGCGTCCAGAATTCGCCGAACTGCGCCCCGCGATGGACACCGTTCCAGTCGAGGCCGACGATATCGGCCGGTGGGTCGCCCGTTAGCGTCGGGCGAGTAAGCTGGTCGATTACGCCGAGTTGCTTGGGCGGGCTCCCACCGAGAATATGGACGCGACGGCCACGCCAGTCCACGGGGTCAGAGAATTCGTGGGCAAGTCGATCAGCGTAGCCCCGGGAGTACCCGACGACGAGATCATCGGGGACTGTGCGAATCGCGGCACGGCACTTTGGAACGATCACGAGGTCCGCATCCGGGTAGCTTCCTTGGATTTCGCGTGCGGCAGTAACGTATTCCTTGACCTCGTTGACGTCGTAGGCGTCACCGATCACACCGACTTGCGGTTCGTACTCGAAAAAACGCTCGACGTATCGATCGAGGTCGGGATTACGGAAGTCATTGTCGAGCATCCCGACTGGTAGTTCCAAGTCTGTGTACTGGTGCTGTTGGTAGGTACAGTCTTCGCGAAAGCCAGTGAGAAAGCCGAGTCGGAATGCATCAAGCGCGAAGGGAATGCGGTGAAGGAACGCTATGTGATCGGCTTGCCGGGCGGCTGTAATTTCGGTTGCGATGCTGCTGGTCGGACGTGCTGAGAGAGCCATCTCGAATCACCTCGAAGACACGGGAGTGATTGCCCCGCACCCCTTGGGGCAGAAAAACCAGTCGCAGACGCCAGTATTAACCAACAACACCAGTAGTTCCTTCTCTACTGTTGGTTAATCCTCAAAAAGACACCGAGTGGCTGCCTCCTCACCTGTGAGCGTCCGTTGGTCGTCGGCAGTATCGGCAAACAGGGTTGACTGGTCGCTCTCGGCCGAGCGCGCTACTTCGGGGCGGTCATCAACGCCGAGCTGGTCTGCTTCCGGCCGATCTAATCGGGAATCGCGCTCGCGGTGGTCGATCTCTGCGCCGAAATCTTCGAGAGATGTCTCGACGCTTTCTTCGACGATTTCGAGTCGGCCATCGTCTCCAAACGCGGTCTGGTGCTGAATCTTGATCTCAGGTCGATTACTCATGTCCTTTGAGCCTCCACCTGTTTGAGGCTCGAAAAAACACTCTCCGAGGGACGGGGTGTTACGCTTGCTCTAAGCGAATTTCTTCTGCACGTCGCTTGAGTCGTCGAAGAATCTGGATACGATTCTGGTGGGTGTTCTCGTAGGCGACACAGGCACGGAGCGTGTCCATGTCGTCTATCGTCGCAATGCTTGGGTCGATGAGCCGGATGTTTCGCGGCTCAAGTCGTTGTTCTGGTGAGAGTCCATTCGATTCGCCGTCTCTGACATTGCTCACTTGTTGTCGCCTCCGCTCCTGTCGGAGGCGACGAAAAAACAACCGAGAGCGATTTTTTGGGACTCTACCCCGGAAGACTACATGAGACGTGTTTCGAGGTGCGGATGAAAGAGCGCGACCGGACTAGCAGTCGCGGTCGGTGTACTGCTGGCGCTCCGGCCGAATCCCTCCAGTGAGGACCTCGCTTTCGTAGTGATCGCCGACGCTTCTATCGAGATCGACGAGTTTGAACACACCGTCACCGGTCCAGCCACAGTCGGCTGAACATCGAGCGACCGCGTACGCATCTGCATCTTTGCTAAGATGGATGCCGTCGAGTGTGAGCGCGCTATCGCAGGCTGGACAGATGGGACTGACCGAGGTGTACGTATGCCCGAGTATCGCCTTGATGTCTGCAGTGGTGTCACCGAGCGTCTCGTTGAGGACGCTGCCGGCGGCCGTTTCGAGTGACTCGCAGAGTGCCTGCTGTTCGGCTTCGTCCTCTGGAAGGTTAGTGTTCGTAACTGCGATGGTTAGTCGTGCGAGCGAAGCGTCGTCGTTGGTGTTTTCGGGGGAAGTCATAGAGTTCGGAATCGGTTGCTTGTTATTGTACTTCGATACAACGTGGCAGAACGGAGCGGTCGTCTCAACGTGAGGTATGCTATTCGGGAGGTCACGTCGTCCGGTCCGGTAGCACTTCCAGCACGGAAAATCGCTGGAGAGGTCCGCACAGTCACAGTCCGGTTCGTCTGTCTCTGCTTGTTCTTCGGAGTTCTCCTCGTGGTCGTGAGGGTGGTTCGGGGGCTGGACAGTCTCGCCACCGTCGGCGAGGAGTTGATGGTGGCGGACGGCGTCGAGAATGGGTTGACGGAGCGCGACCGCGACGCGGTGTTTACATGCCCCGCTGTATTTTGCGTCTGCAGGGCACGTACACGCGGTCGGCAGGTCGTCCTCGATGCGGACGGTGTACTCGTGATTCTCCGGGTCGGCGTAGCTCCCGTTCCGCACACAGATATCGTCATCTCGGAGTTCGGAACTCGAAGGCTTCGTACTGGAAACCGTTTCCGGACTCGATTCGTCGTCTTGAGTCTTGCAAGTGGTGTCGTCATTGTGGTCGTGAGGCACTGAGAAGTCGAGTGCCCCGTACCCTTCAGGGGCAGAAAAACTTACCAACCGGCTCTAACTCGTCTATCGAAGCGGCTTGTCTACAGATGAACGAGGCGAGTGACTTGTGGCTTGATTGTGAGGGATTTATTCCGGCTCGTAGGGGTTTGTGGCGGTATCGAGTCGGTAGACATCGTCAGCCGCATCGAAGTCATCATCGAATGCGTAGAGATACCCTAGCCCTTCTGTTTGCATGTAGGCGACGATACACGCATCGACGAGCGAGAGCGTTCTGTGCTGTCTGAATAGTGCTTTTCCCGTCGCAAAGGCATCGGTAGTTAGCGACTCGACATGGAAGCGGGCATTCTCTTCGATTCGGTCAAGAAGATCGACGGCCGCATCGTGTCCGGCGTGGGTGGTGAAGCGTTCATCGTCTCTGCCAGAACGTAATCGAGAATGACTGCCTCCGGCAATGACCCGTCGTCAACGCCACGGAGGATGGGAAGCGCAGTATCGTGTGCGTTATCTCGTCGATAGGTCGCTGCGAAGAGGACCGACGTGTCGAGTAAGGCCCGAGGCATTTATTCGATGTCGACGCCCCAGGCGTCGTGGTCGGTAGTTACGTCTGTTTCTGTGTCTCCATCGTAGCCCTCGAAGTCACTAAATGTGCCTGTCCGTTGCTGAATGACGTGGACGCGGATACTGCCATCTTTTTCGATGTGCCAGCGTAGCTGGTCACCGTCGTCAATTCCGAGTTCTCGCCGGATTCGGGCAGGGATGTTTGCTTGGTTGCCCGAGACCTTGCTCTCGGCGTCGATACGGTCACTACTCATGGTCAGTAGAGGGAACTCTATCGTTAAAAAGGTAGTGTGGAGGCACACTATGGTCTGCTTGAGGCAGCAAGTATAGTAGGATTTTGATAACGAACACGTCTTCGTTAACCATTTATACGTCTCCGCTTGCTAATCGGTCGATGAATTCACGCTGTTGGCGTTTCCGCTCGTCGACCGTTGATTCGTACTCTTTCTCGATTTGCTCGTAGTATGTCTCGACGGCCTGTTCGTCGCCAGTTAGCAGGAGACCGTCTTGGAGAGCGGCGTGTGCGACGGCAGTCGGGAGTTGCTCGATATCGCTTACGTCCACAAACTCCTCGGCATACTGCTGGAGGTCCGGATCGATTTGGTTTCGCAGTCGGAATCGTTCCCGAGCGTCCAACGTCTCCGGGAAACGGAGTGCGATGTCCACGTCTGAGTCTGGTCCAGCAGTTCCGCGTGCGTGCGAACCGAAGAGAATCGCAAAGACGACTCGCTGTTGGTCGAGATACGACCGCAGTCGGTCGAGCTTGACGCGTTCGACCGCGGAGTCGTCTGTATGCACCATACATACGTGTTCATCGTCCCGCATAATATAGTTGTGCTGCCGATTAGTCGAAGCGCTTGCCGAGTTCACGGACCTCGGCAGTATCCTCTTCCTCTGGTATCTTGATCGCGTCCCGCATCTCACCCACCTGCTCATTGTCGAAGACATCCTGAAGGTCACGGAGCGAACGGTTGTCGATGAGGCGCTCGATGGTATCACTAAACGACTCTCCCTCCTGTCTATTTGCTTTGATGCGCTCGTAGAGGTCGTCAGCAAGCTGAACGTGGCGCGACATCCTTGTCGACGACATTGCCGCCGAAGTTGAATCAGTTTTTGGGTCACCTACGAAATCCCTCCGCTGATACTCTCTGGGACCGGTTCAGTGACACGTTTCTTCCGGTAAGACGCGTCACACCGTTCGATCCTCAATTGGCTCAAGAGTCCGAAGGTCTGCTCGCAGGACGTCGCCATGCCGGACGACGTATCGAACGGCAAGCACCGGGAACCGACACTTGGTGAACCCGACTGTCTGAATATCGAGTTCGTCGCCCACCTCGACGTACGCTGCGAGTGCTCGAAGGAATTCGTGGGTCCGCTGTCCTGCTTCATAGTCGGGCAAGCCGTTTTCTCGACGTCCGTAGACCTCGAATGCGTCGTAGCCCCAAATCGAGAATCGGTCGTTGTCGTCAACCTCCCAGTCGAGCGTTCCGAAACAGTATGATTCGCAGAGTCCTTGAACTGCCTGTGCATCTGTGATAGTGACACCGTTCGACGTTGTTGCTGCTTGGAGTGTTGCCATGTTTTTCGGGCAGGGAATGCTGTCCCCGCACCCTTTCGGGGGTTGAAAAACACATCGTAATCGACGGTCTCAATCAGATTTACTTCTGCGCGACCTCGGCGAGTTTCAATGGTGAGTCTCTATTTCGGAGGACGAAACAGAGTATTCTCGTAGTGGAGGAACTCTTTGTCGGGTTTTCAAGTACGGGTGGTCCTACCATACTTGTAAATAGATGGATGTCTCGTACCAGAACGCGAATGTCTACGCTGGCAATGAGTCGACCCTCTTGCGATTTCACACGAACGACGGGACGACTGCGTGCATCCTCATCGATGCCGGAGACGGCGTTGA
Coding sequences:
- a CDS encoding ArdC-like ssDNA-binding domain-containing protein, yielding MTTTSDSSVSFEETDARRDEMHSTIEAWIDDLVDHVDDVQASEEFQEWLDVQSRFHDYSHRNTLLIQLQYPEATKVAGYNTWRNEFDRHVQEGEQAIWIWAPIITKQCPECENSPSYHEQSDCEYDEKSPEEWSKGLVGFKPTAVFDVSQTEGEPLPELETEATGDADDLVPALKNAAADIGVTVRIVNADEWEHGDATGVCKYRNQRDLQPVVKAKARSNHADLAVTLIHEYAHALLHSDITDETERAKREVEAEAVAYIVGRYCGLDTSGSAFYLAAWQGEDPASIQNRLGRISNTAKEIIEVTDALTGEADET
- a CDS encoding AbrB/MazE/SpoVT family DNA-binding domain-containing protein, translating into MSSDRIDAESKVSGNQANIPARIRRELGIDDGDQLRWHIEKDGSIRVHVIQQRTGTFSDFEGYDGDTETDVTTDHDAWGVDIE
- a CDS encoding orc1/cdc6 family replication initiation protein, whose translation is MTPDSSSDSVNDPLFDSGHRIFSNKDLLKTGHVPEADRIVGRDEEISKLAKRLNGAVHGYSPENVMIYGKTGTGKSLVSRHVCERAQNATGEDVDIGVAYIDCAEDDTETQAVSSLAAKLNDESVTDISVPHTGLSTSKYYKLLWKTLDTQFDSAIIILDEVDLMDDDSVLMKLSRAEEAGKIDCSIGVLAISNKIQYVNNLNERVKSSFQHKELFFKPYDANQLREIMLNRQDAFQDGVLSEDVIPLAAAFAAQEHGDARRAIDILRHAGEVAYEDDAEKVREEHVRQAQQHAEKDRFRELVNGAPTQAKAALLALTELTINSADDAFLTSRVYDQYEQICTHLDVDTLSVRRFRDIVKEQAFLGVVEIEKINKGSAGGIHLQNRLIEDPQVVRETILEDTRMQDWAAE
- a CDS encoding SWIM zinc finger family protein, giving the protein MRNGSYADPENHEYTVRIEDDLPTACTCPADAKYSGACKHRVAVALRQPILDAVRHHQLLADGGETVQPPNHPHDHEENSEEQAETDEPDCDCADLSSDFPCWKCYRTGRRDLPNSIPHVETTAPFCHVVSKYNNKQPIPNSMTSPENTNDDASLARLTIAVTNTNLPEDEAEQQALCESLETAAGSVLNETLGDTTADIKAILGHTYTSVSPICPACDSALTLDGIHLSKDADAYAVARCSADCGWTGDGVFKLVDLDRSVGDHYESEVLTGGIRPERQQYTDRDC
- a CDS encoding DUF7557 family protein; protein product: MSRHVQLADDLYERIKANRQEGESFSDTIERLIDNRSLRDLQDVFDNEQVGEMRDAIKIPEEEDTAEVRELGKRFD
- a CDS encoding nucleotidyltransferase domain-containing protein, which encodes MSSEAAAEALPAGSHREAATAFVERARSQHGDDLVELYVFGSTVRGEARGRSSDVDILVVLPDAPDRDAIADSLRDIAYDVMLEHGPLVELHIFDETTFERHRNEGNPFVHNVLSEGRSYA
- the mntA gene encoding type VII toxin-antitoxin system MntA family adenylyltransferase antitoxin, whose amino-acid sequence is MRDDEHVCMVHTDDSAVERVKLDRLRSYLDQQRVVFAILFGSHARGTAGPDSDVDIALRFPETLDARERFRLRNQIDPDLQQYAEEFVDVSDIEQLPTAVAHAALQDGLLLTGDEQAVETYYEQIEKEYESTVDERKRQQREFIDRLASGDV
- a CDS encoding HEPN domain-containing protein produces the protein MPDEEAPSDAAVEDQLRQAHQALSDADGARDAGLSDAVIINRLYYACFHAAQAALYDRGYDPSTHGGVLSLFGSEIVSEGDASREDGRFLNDLGELRQQADYGYGTLDEDVDALLSRTHTFVAEMETLCSTED